Below is a window of Pedobacter africanus DNA.
GATGGCGCCATCGAAAAAACGATAGACCTTACGGTCCTGCTGGCTTTAGATCATAGCAAAGGGATCGACATCCACCTGCATGAATCCGGAGAATCTGGCCTAAAAACAATAAACTACCTGATGGATAAGGTACATGAAAATCCGGCTCTGAAAGGAAAGACCTATCTCAGTCATTGTTTTGCATTGGGCCGCTTAGATCAATCAAAACAGCAAGAAATGGCTGAGAAATTAGCTGCTGCAGAGATCGGCATCGTTTCTACCATTCCTTTTGGCGGATTGGTCATGCCAATCCCGACATTAATGAAGGCAGGTGTGAAAGTAACAACAGGAAACGACAGCATTGTGGACCACTGGAATACATTTGGGACGGGGAGTGTGCTGCAAAAAGCCAATCTGGCGGCACAGCTGTACGGATATTCTACAGAATTTGGCCTTTCAAGAATTTTAAAACTGGCAACCGCAGGGCCCTTGCCCCTGGACGATAAGGGTGTTCAGCAATGGCCAAAAGCAGGAGATGAGGCCAGTTTGGTTTTCATTGATGCAAGCTGTTCAGCCGAGGCGGTTTCCCGGATATCGCCTGTAAAGTCCCTGATGTATAAAGGGAATGTCGTTTTTTAACGGAAATCAGAACTTTATAAATTGCGCATCCGGCATTTGCAGAAGACCGGTATTAAAAATGTCCTTTTAGAAACATAAATTTGAATAAAAAACTTTTATGTTGGACCAACTAAGAAAATACAGCAATTGGGCAAATTCACTTTTGTTGGATACCTTAATAGCCAATTCCAGCTCACTTCCTGAATCCTGTATTTTATTGTTTAGCCACATTGTAAATGCACAAACGATATGGGTTTGCAGAATAAAGGGCATCGTGCCTGAAGTGAGTGTCTGGCAGCTACATGATCTGGAATTATGTAAAGCACTCCTTGAGAAAAGTGCAAAAGAGTTGTCGCAAATAGTATATTCCGAGGCCACCGAATCCCCGGTTATTAAGTACACCGTCTCAACCGGTGATTATTACGAAACATCAGTTTTTGATATTTTGCTACACGTTTTTAACCATGGTACTTATCACCGTGCGCAGATAGCCAAAGAAATGAAGCTGCATCACCTTAAACCTGTCAATACAGATTACATCCAATTTGTGAGACTGCAATCCGAAAGAACTTAAAGATCTGCATAAATAATCTACTACTTCAGGGGCTTTAAATCGTCTATAATTAACAACCAAGCAAATTAAAGATATGCCTATAAATTTACAGACCGAAAACCGGAGAAGCTTCCTTAAAGGAGGGCTTTTATTAAGCGGACTTGCGCTGTTGGAGCCACAGCTGGCAGTTTCACACCCTGGTAATTTGTCCGAAGAAGAATTCAGGATCCTTACAGGACCTTACTTACAAACCAATTTTGGAAATGGGATTTCCATATTATGGATTACCAGTAAAAACAGCAGTAGTTGGGTTGAATATGGAGAATCGGCTGATCAGTTAATAAATAAGGCTTTTGGAAAAAGCGAACTAGGCCTAAAGCCTGCCGGCAGATTGAACTGTATAAAATTATCTGGCTTAAAACCGGGTGTGAAATATTATTATAGAATTGTTTCCAGAGAGATCCTGGATTTTCAGCCCTATAAATTAAGCTATGGTCAGACAATCTCCGGAGCTGTGGAAAGCTTTTTAAATACTGATAGCACTAAGGATGAGATTTCTTTTGTGATGATGAATGACATACACGATCGTCCGAAATCTATTGCGGCACTTTTAGATCTGGACAAAGGCAATAAGCGGGACTTTGTTTTTTTTAATGGTGATGTTTTTGACTATCATACGGATGAAAAACAGATCATTGATCACTTACTGCAGCCTTGTGTGGATTACTTTGCGAAAACAATCCCGTTCGTGTATGTACGTGGCAATCATGAAACCAGGGGTAAATTTGCGCGGGATATGGCTGGGTACTTTGATCATGTAGGTTATACCGCATTTACTTTGGGCCCGGTACGTTTCGTAATCCTGGATACGGGAGAAGATAAAGAAGATGCCCATCCGGTATATGCCGGAATAGTTGATTTTGACCAATATCGCGAAGAACAAGCTATTTGGCTGCAGCAGGAAGTAAACAAAAAAGAGTTTAGAAATGCTGTTTTTCGTGTGGTGCTGATGCACATTCCCCCTCGTTATTCTGGTGATGCACATGGCCCT
It encodes the following:
- a CDS encoding FN3 domain-containing metallophosphoesterase family protein, with protein sequence MPINLQTENRRSFLKGGLLLSGLALLEPQLAVSHPGNLSEEEFRILTGPYLQTNFGNGISILWITSKNSSSWVEYGESADQLINKAFGKSELGLKPAGRLNCIKLSGLKPGVKYYYRIVSREILDFQPYKLSYGQTISGAVESFLNTDSTKDEISFVMMNDIHDRPKSIAALLDLDKGNKRDFVFFNGDVFDYHTDEKQIIDHLLQPCVDYFAKTIPFVYVRGNHETRGKFARDMAGYFDHVGYTAFTLGPVRFVILDTGEDKEDAHPVYAGIVDFDQYREEQAIWLQQEVNKKEFRNAVFRVVLMHIPPRYSGDAHGPVHCTRLFEPIMNRAKVDLVMSGHTHRYKVHPPAEGLNRYPIIIGGGPKEGTRTLTRFTANRKQITVSMLDDSGKEVGSYLVNKR
- a CDS encoding DinB family protein; this encodes MLDQLRKYSNWANSLLLDTLIANSSSLPESCILLFSHIVNAQTIWVCRIKGIVPEVSVWQLHDLELCKALLEKSAKELSQIVYSEATESPVIKYTVSTGDYYETSVFDILLHVFNHGTYHRAQIAKEMKLHHLKPVNTDYIQFVRLQSERT